A genomic segment from Burkholderia plantarii encodes:
- a CDS encoding aspartate aminotransferase family protein produces MDDKNRSAQLFARGKRHIPDGVSSPLRSFRLVGGDPVVAREACGARIHDVDDREYLDFLNGFGALILGHAHPEVVEAIRAQAGRGTSYGLANEAEYQLAERIVDSTPSLEAIRFVCSGTEAVMTATRIARSHTGRSLILKFRGSYHGHSDALLASPLNLEGGAAALKTVSRGITRQANREVVLSEYNDVEEASRVFADHGDDIAAVVVEPHSTNMGFVKSRPEFIQALRDLTHQYGALLIFDEVVSGFRFNYGGISSQFGIDPDLTTFGKIIGGGTPVGAYGGKSLYLSHVAIGGGVFQSGTFAGNPLTTAAGNATLEILSRPGFYERLDALGADLQQRLEAGFAAHGIPYVVSRAGSVLGIAFRDAAVPMRNYRDVKTQDYDTFTRFHQRLRREGFLLAPSLEEPIFLSAAHTPTDLARFADAAVHALRELHAELNN; encoded by the coding sequence ATGGACGACAAAAACAGATCGGCGCAACTGTTTGCTCGCGGCAAGCGCCATATTCCGGACGGCGTCAGTTCGCCGTTGCGATCGTTTCGGCTGGTGGGCGGCGACCCGGTGGTGGCACGCGAGGCGTGCGGGGCGCGGATCCACGACGTGGATGATCGCGAGTACCTCGATTTCCTGAACGGCTTCGGCGCGCTGATCCTCGGCCATGCGCACCCCGAGGTGGTGGAGGCAATCCGCGCGCAGGCAGGCCGCGGCACCTCGTATGGCCTCGCCAACGAGGCCGAGTACCAGTTGGCCGAGCGCATCGTCGACAGCACCCCGTCGCTCGAGGCGATCCGCTTCGTCTGCAGCGGCACCGAAGCTGTCATGACCGCCACGCGCATCGCGCGCAGCCATACCGGGCGCAGCCTGATCCTGAAGTTTCGCGGCTCGTACCACGGCCACTCGGACGCGCTGCTCGCCAGCCCGCTGAACCTCGAGGGCGGGGCGGCGGCGCTGAAGACGGTCAGCCGCGGCATCACGCGCCAGGCAAACCGCGAGGTCGTATTGTCCGAGTACAACGACGTCGAGGAAGCCTCGCGCGTGTTCGCCGACCACGGCGACGACATCGCCGCCGTGGTGGTCGAGCCGCACTCGACCAACATGGGTTTCGTGAAATCACGGCCCGAGTTCATCCAGGCGCTGCGCGACCTCACGCACCAATATGGCGCGCTGCTGATCTTCGACGAGGTGGTGTCGGGCTTCCGCTTCAACTACGGCGGCATCAGCAGCCAGTTCGGCATCGATCCCGACCTGACGACGTTCGGCAAGATCATCGGCGGCGGCACGCCAGTGGGCGCGTACGGCGGCAAATCGCTGTACCTGTCGCACGTCGCGATCGGCGGCGGCGTGTTCCAGTCGGGCACCTTCGCCGGCAACCCGCTGACCACGGCGGCCGGCAACGCCACGCTCGAGATCCTGTCCCGGCCGGGCTTCTACGAACGGCTGGACGCGCTCGGCGCGGACCTGCAGCAGCGCCTCGAAGCCGGTTTCGCCGCGCATGGCATTCCGTATGTGGTCAGTCGTGCTGGTTCGGTGCTCGGCATCGCGTTCCGCGACGCCGCCGTGCCGATGCGCAACTATCGTGACGTGAAGACCCAGGACTACGACACCTTCACGCGCTTCCACCAGCGCCTGCGCCGCGAGGGCTTCCTGCTCGCGCCGTCGCTGGAGGAGCCGATCTTCCTGTCGGCCGCGCACACGCCCACCGATCTCGCGCGCTTCGCCGACGCGGCCGTGCATGCGTTACGCGAGCTTCATGCCGAGCTGAACAATTAG
- a CDS encoding diiron oxygenase, producing the protein MNTESPSEAARIDEAVTRWYGNATVRNSQRILVPRSIVEENIFPKSRQLIAEHQIVSSLGSEAIAYVLAQSTYKYMYEIGLLETRFVIDCALKIINGEIIPAASEETRRDAITIVIDEGYHAYVALDFIIQLKASTGIEPLSVPQTNGNLDAVHRGYATLPAALHPSYQLLATCLAEHTLTKDLLSIGREKEATRAFTQVMTDHVSDEGRHATYFATQLREHWKTLDAATRERIGVFLPAYLDDYLAADLDRRFDRNVLEQLSLAPRDIDIVLGDTQVQFAKNAGDYIGVTRANLVKLLERCGVLDDTVVRRAFDAHDRAQT; encoded by the coding sequence ATGAACACCGAAAGCCCATCCGAGGCCGCACGGATCGACGAGGCCGTGACCCGCTGGTACGGGAATGCCACCGTGCGCAACAGCCAGCGCATTCTGGTGCCGCGCAGCATCGTGGAGGAAAACATCTTTCCGAAGTCGCGCCAGCTGATCGCCGAGCACCAGATCGTCTCGTCGCTCGGCAGCGAGGCGATCGCCTACGTGCTGGCGCAGTCGACCTACAAGTACATGTACGAAATCGGCCTGCTCGAGACGCGTTTCGTGATCGACTGCGCGCTGAAGATCATCAACGGCGAGATCATTCCCGCCGCCAGCGAGGAAACACGCCGCGACGCGATCACCATCGTCATCGACGAGGGCTATCACGCCTACGTCGCGCTCGACTTCATCATCCAGCTCAAGGCGAGCACCGGCATCGAGCCGCTATCGGTGCCGCAGACCAACGGCAACCTCGACGCGGTCCACCGCGGCTACGCGACCCTGCCCGCCGCGCTGCACCCGTCCTATCAATTGCTCGCCACCTGCCTGGCCGAGCACACCCTGACCAAGGACCTGCTCAGCATCGGCCGCGAGAAGGAGGCGACGCGCGCCTTCACGCAGGTGATGACGGATCACGTTTCCGACGAGGGACGCCACGCGACCTACTTCGCCACCCAGCTGCGCGAGCACTGGAAGACGCTCGACGCCGCCACGCGCGAACGCATCGGCGTGTTCCTGCCGGCCTACCTCGACGACTATCTGGCCGCCGATCTCGACCGGCGCTTCGATCGCAACGTGCTCGAACAACTCTCGCTCGCGCCTCGCGACATCGACATCGTCCTGGGCGACACGCAGGTGCAGTTCGCGAAGAACGCCGGCGATTACATCGGCGTGACGCGCGCGAACCTCGTAAAGCTGCTCGAGCGCTGCGGCGTGCTCGACGACACCGTGGTAAGGCGCGCGTTCGACGCGCACGATCGGGCGCAGACCTGA
- a CDS encoding thioester reductase domain-containing protein, producing MLLEQIYRHAARRPEQAAVRDERSVLSYAGLARESRRIAAALAAAAPARGALIAIYHTRCAALVAAIVAVWRAGASYTIVEADGVTEEHYRRLQTISPDLVLTTREHEAGLVARGLPVCVVDFTAVALATDAPGAAPSDTPAPPAAADPAYVLFTSGSTGVPKGVVVTHGNIAHYVDAIATRLGIEPGLAYAHVSTMSADLGNTGLFLSLYTGGTLHVIEDARRKDPAALLDYLVAQRVDVLKITPSHWEAMFALLGAGRTHDLALRHLILGGEAFPVRLAAAILEAGVTRSLVNHYGPTETTIGITACLVDHAGLAALAADATVPVGRPLGATRLRVRTDSGYAGCDAQGELFVGGPGVSAGYRNNPEANAKAFVTDVEGDARFYRTGDMVRIDADGVVHFLGRVDRQVKVNGYRIELEQIERTLKSLDGCEGAAAFLLTIRERPAIVAAVLTRGGRGAPGIRSELATLLPAYMLPRELLVLPAFPLNPNGKTDLAALRAIVETDLRTARPAAVANRATAAAGPVDNAGDHDGDDLRSVVRAAWRKCLGIDAFSDDADFFALGGDSLDAIEVIAQLQAAGQPVSARAFLKQPTVAALLDSIRRSACPAPAVPPQPDPDRTVPFAQLSAAQQQFLETRLNRVDHHNQALLFDLDGPVSAPWLARALDCVRRWHPLLSTRFRRNGETWFAQAQPDAPRDALLPVTEIEPAHGPDAARALIRRTSQALQASLSLEAGRLFAAHLFMRANGTGHLLLCAHHVAVDAVSWRIVVDDLQRVYGALAAHQPLPPTPRSRPLWDWTAHLASTPALEGDLAYWRRLPSNRVSAALQRRPERNLERHARACWCAFSRDTTARLLRELPAQLGAPFHHVLLAAYMKACDATLGADPHGWLVEVESHGRVSFDDAVDVSRTVGWLTSACPVAFGAPSDDFAAAVAHVSSVLDAVPNLGVAYGVHRAALREAWGGLPLARHCYNFLGHFDHDADGPLKLRPSTGSPGFARGYDNDRLHEFRMTARIIDDQLICDLGYSGEHHDDAKIEALMTRVAVLLCEAAAPLPLAGRAAPGFRLYVEAGSSAGLLAYRPAALGLDRVPGRRRRTGDRYAEILLTGATGFVGAYLLRDLLHETTARVHCVVRGETDAHAARRLAEAFDGYFPAAPLANYGERVSVHAGDVTQERLGLAPAVYARLDRSVDAIYHLAADTRLFATEEALDRQNVLGTRRVIAFAQGLRPKHLHHMSTLAVCGVVDAPQAIAFDETSLEIGQTFQNAYERSKFQAEKLVGEFVSRGGRAFIYRSGNVSADSVSGRFQHNATDNRFIQLLRAALRLGTIPGDLDEAVTLSPVDLVSRGMVKLSLDEAASGTVFHVDSPWEIALGEVFEVLAELGVSLETSRGASFAELFGRGFGAADRDIALGYFWATRPRRGVRFDHSRTLRRLDGLACGFGRPTREWLHAFMAHLLETGALSRQSAVA from the coding sequence ATGTTGCTAGAGCAGATATACCGACACGCCGCACGGCGGCCCGAGCAGGCCGCCGTGCGAGACGAACGCAGCGTATTGAGCTACGCCGGACTGGCACGCGAGAGCCGCCGCATCGCCGCCGCGCTGGCAGCCGCCGCGCCGGCGCGCGGCGCGCTGATCGCGATCTATCACACGCGCTGCGCGGCGCTGGTGGCAGCAATCGTGGCCGTGTGGCGGGCCGGTGCGTCGTATACGATCGTGGAGGCCGATGGCGTGACCGAGGAGCACTATCGCCGGCTGCAGACCATCTCCCCCGATCTCGTGCTGACCACGCGCGAGCACGAGGCCGGGCTGGTCGCGCGCGGCCTGCCCGTCTGCGTCGTCGATTTCACCGCGGTTGCGCTGGCCACCGATGCGCCCGGCGCGGCTCCCTCGGACACGCCGGCGCCGCCCGCCGCCGCCGACCCGGCCTACGTCCTCTTCACCTCGGGCTCGACCGGCGTGCCGAAGGGCGTGGTGGTCACGCACGGCAACATCGCCCATTACGTCGACGCCATCGCGACGCGGCTTGGCATCGAGCCCGGCCTCGCCTATGCGCACGTCAGCACGATGTCGGCCGATCTCGGCAACACCGGCCTGTTCCTGTCGCTGTACACGGGCGGCACGCTGCATGTGATCGAGGATGCGCGGCGCAAGGACCCGGCCGCGCTACTGGACTATCTGGTGGCACAGCGCGTCGACGTGCTGAAGATCACCCCCTCGCACTGGGAAGCGATGTTCGCGCTGCTCGGTGCCGGCCGCACGCACGATCTCGCGCTGCGCCACCTGATCCTCGGCGGCGAGGCCTTCCCGGTCAGGCTCGCCGCGGCGATCCTCGAGGCCGGCGTCACACGCTCGCTCGTCAACCACTACGGTCCGACCGAAACCACCATCGGTATCACCGCCTGCCTGGTGGACCACGCCGGGCTGGCCGCACTCGCGGCCGACGCGACGGTGCCCGTCGGCCGCCCGCTGGGTGCCACGCGGCTTCGGGTGCGCACCGATAGCGGCTACGCCGGGTGCGACGCGCAGGGCGAGTTGTTCGTCGGCGGCCCCGGCGTGTCGGCGGGCTATCGCAACAACCCGGAAGCGAACGCGAAGGCATTCGTCACCGATGTCGAAGGCGATGCACGTTTCTATCGGACCGGCGACATGGTCCGCATCGACGCGGACGGCGTCGTCCATTTCCTCGGCCGCGTCGACCGACAGGTCAAGGTCAACGGCTACCGGATCGAACTCGAGCAGATCGAGCGAACCCTGAAATCACTGGACGGCTGCGAAGGCGCGGCCGCCTTCCTGCTGACGATCCGCGAGCGCCCGGCGATCGTGGCCGCGGTGCTGACACGCGGCGGCCGTGGCGCGCCCGGGATCCGCTCCGAGCTGGCCACGCTGCTGCCCGCCTACATGCTGCCGCGCGAGCTGCTTGTACTGCCGGCGTTTCCGCTGAACCCGAACGGCAAAACCGACCTGGCCGCGCTCCGTGCGATCGTCGAGACAGACCTGCGGACGGCACGCCCCGCCGCCGTCGCGAACCGGGCAACAGCGGCGGCCGGGCCCGTTGACAACGCCGGCGACCACGACGGCGACGACCTGCGCTCGGTGGTGCGCGCCGCATGGCGCAAGTGCCTCGGCATCGACGCATTCAGCGACGACGCCGATTTTTTCGCACTCGGCGGCGATTCACTCGATGCCATCGAGGTGATCGCACAATTGCAGGCAGCCGGCCAACCGGTTTCGGCGCGCGCGTTCCTGAAGCAGCCGACCGTCGCGGCGCTGCTCGACAGCATCCGCCGCAGCGCGTGTCCGGCGCCGGCGGTGCCGCCCCAGCCGGATCCGGACAGGACGGTGCCTTTCGCGCAGCTGTCGGCCGCCCAGCAGCAATTTCTCGAAACGAGGCTGAATCGCGTCGATCACCATAACCAGGCGTTGTTGTTCGATCTCGACGGCCCGGTGTCCGCGCCGTGGCTCGCACGCGCGCTCGACTGCGTGCGCCGCTGGCATCCGCTGCTGTCGACGCGGTTTCGCCGCAACGGCGAAACGTGGTTCGCGCAGGCGCAGCCGGACGCGCCGCGCGACGCACTGCTGCCCGTCACCGAGATCGAACCGGCGCACGGTCCCGACGCGGCACGCGCCCTGATCCGCCGCACCAGCCAGGCCCTGCAGGCGTCGTTGAGCCTCGAGGCCGGGCGCCTGTTCGCTGCGCATCTTTTCATGCGCGCGAACGGTACCGGCCATCTGCTGCTGTGCGCGCATCACGTCGCCGTCGATGCCGTGTCGTGGCGCATCGTGGTCGACGACCTGCAGCGCGTCTACGGCGCGCTGGCCGCGCATCAGCCACTGCCGCCGACGCCGCGCAGCCGGCCGCTGTGGGACTGGACCGCGCATCTGGCAAGCACTCCCGCACTCGAGGGCGACCTCGCCTACTGGCGACGCCTGCCCTCGAATCGGGTCAGCGCCGCGCTGCAGCGGCGCCCCGAGCGCAATCTCGAGCGGCACGCGCGAGCCTGCTGGTGCGCATTCTCGCGCGACACCACGGCCCGGCTGCTGCGCGAGCTGCCGGCCCAGCTCGGCGCGCCATTCCACCACGTCCTGCTGGCCGCCTATATGAAGGCCTGCGACGCGACGCTGGGCGCCGATCCGCACGGCTGGCTCGTCGAGGTCGAGAGCCACGGACGCGTCAGCTTCGACGACGCCGTCGACGTCTCGCGCACTGTCGGCTGGCTGACGTCGGCCTGTCCGGTGGCGTTCGGCGCGCCGTCGGACGACTTCGCCGCCGCGGTGGCCCACGTCAGCTCCGTGCTCGATGCCGTGCCAAACCTCGGCGTCGCCTACGGCGTCCATCGCGCGGCGCTGCGCGAGGCATGGGGCGGGCTGCCGCTCGCACGACACTGCTACAACTTCCTCGGCCACTTCGATCACGACGCCGACGGCCCGCTGAAGCTGCGGCCCTCGACCGGTTCGCCGGGCTTCGCGCGGGGCTACGACAATGACCGCCTCCACGAATTCCGCATGACGGCCCGCATCATCGACGACCAGTTGATCTGCGACCTCGGCTACAGTGGCGAGCACCACGACGACGCGAAGATCGAGGCATTGATGACGCGCGTCGCGGTCCTGCTATGCGAGGCCGCGGCGCCGTTACCCCTGGCCGGGCGGGCCGCGCCCGGCTTCCGGCTCTACGTCGAGGCGGGCAGCAGCGCGGGCCTGCTCGCGTATCGCCCCGCCGCGCTCGGCCTCGATCGCGTCCCCGGCAGGCGACGTCGCACCGGCGACCGCTACGCCGAGATCCTGCTCACCGGCGCGACCGGTTTCGTGGGCGCCTATCTGCTGCGCGACCTGCTGCACGAGACCACGGCCCGCGTTCATTGCGTGGTGCGCGGCGAGACCGATGCACATGCCGCGCGCCGACTGGCCGAGGCGTTTGACGGTTATTTCCCCGCCGCGCCGCTGGCAAATTATGGCGAGCGCGTGAGCGTCCATGCCGGAGACGTGACGCAGGAGCGGCTCGGGCTCGCCCCGGCGGTCTACGCACGGCTCGACCGCAGCGTGGATGCGATCTACCACCTCGCGGCCGACACGCGCCTGTTCGCTACCGAGGAGGCGCTCGACCGACAGAACGTGCTGGGCACGCGCCGCGTGATCGCGTTCGCGCAGGGGCTGCGGCCGAAGCATTTGCACCACATGTCGACCCTGGCGGTCTGCGGCGTGGTGGACGCCCCGCAGGCGATCGCCTTTGACGAGACGAGCCTCGAGATCGGCCAGACTTTTCAGAACGCCTACGAGCGGTCCAAATTCCAGGCCGAGAAGCTGGTGGGCGAATTCGTCTCGCGCGGCGGGCGCGCCTTCATTTATCGAAGCGGCAACGTGTCGGCCGATTCGGTCAGCGGTCGCTTTCAGCACAACGCCACGGACAACCGTTTCATTCAGCTGTTGCGCGCCGCGCTGCGGCTCGGCACCATCCCCGGCGATCTCGATGAAGCCGTCACGCTGAGCCCGGTCGATCTGGTGTCGCGCGGGATGGTGAAGCTGTCGCTCGACGAAGCCGCGAGCGGTACCGTATTTCACGTGGACAGCCCGTGGGAGATTGCGCTCGGCGAGGTGTTCGAGGTGCTCGCCGAACTCGGCGTGTCCCTCGAGACGAGCCGCGGCGCAAGCTTCGCCGAACTGTTC